A section of the Spirosoma pollinicola genome encodes:
- a CDS encoding helix-turn-helix domain-containing protein: MTRDELLHSREYWIAKIQLDLFSQLDKYMSENDISRTQLAEKLGVTKGYVSQILNGDFDHKISKLVDLALAMGKVPQINYMDVQEYIDAENRSENNSPYRFSKSFRADYSANLQIA, encoded by the coding sequence ATGACACGCGATGAACTGCTACATAGCCGGGAATATTGGATTGCCAAAATCCAACTCGATCTGTTCAGCCAACTAGACAAATACATGTCTGAAAATGATATTTCGCGAACTCAACTTGCCGAAAAGCTGGGCGTGACGAAAGGCTATGTTTCGCAAATACTTAATGGCGATTTCGACCACAAGATTAGTAAACTGGTTGACCTAGCTTTGGCGATGGGAAAGGTGCCTCAGATAAATTATATGGATGTGCAGGAATATATCGACGCAGAAAACCGTAGCGAGAACAATTCACCATATAGGTTTAGCAAATCATTTCGAGCAGACTATAGTGCAAACCTACAGATTGCTTAA
- the pseB gene encoding UDP-N-acetylglucosamine 4,6-dehydratase (inverting), translated as MLDLTNKSILITGGTGSFGKKFVEMVYKRHPNIKRLVVYSRDELKQFEMAQHFPPSQYKSIRFFIGDVRDGERLKRACEGIDIIIHAAALKQVPAAEYNPMECIKTNVFGAENVINAALDNGVQRVVALSTDKAAAPINLYGATKLCSDKLFVAANNMKGSRNLQFSVVRYGNVIGSRGSVVPFFLEKRKDGVLPITHPDMTRFNISLEEGVEMVFHALEHAWGGEIFVPKIPSYRITDVATAIGPDCEQKLVGIRPGEKLHEEMITETDSLNTVETDKYYVITPSTPTWSIEDYMKAFNGRQVDMGFKYNSGTNTDWLNVEQLREQIREHVDPEFTV; from the coding sequence ATGCTTGATTTAACGAATAAATCCATTTTGATTACCGGTGGTACCGGCTCTTTCGGCAAAAAATTTGTTGAGATGGTCTACAAGCGCCACCCCAATATTAAACGCCTGGTTGTGTATTCCCGCGACGAACTGAAACAGTTCGAAATGGCCCAGCATTTCCCGCCCTCCCAGTACAAATCCATTCGCTTTTTCATTGGCGATGTGCGCGATGGCGAACGGCTGAAGCGGGCTTGTGAGGGAATCGACATCATTATTCACGCAGCCGCCCTGAAGCAGGTTCCTGCTGCCGAATATAACCCGATGGAATGCATCAAAACCAATGTCTTTGGTGCCGAAAATGTCATTAACGCAGCCCTCGACAATGGTGTACAACGCGTAGTAGCTCTGTCGACCGATAAAGCCGCTGCCCCAATCAATCTGTATGGTGCCACCAAGCTCTGCTCCGACAAGCTCTTTGTAGCGGCCAACAATATGAAAGGAAGTCGCAATTTGCAGTTTTCCGTCGTTCGTTATGGTAACGTAATCGGGTCGCGGGGTTCCGTTGTACCGTTCTTTCTGGAAAAACGGAAAGATGGTGTGTTACCCATCACCCACCCCGATATGACCCGCTTCAACATTTCGCTTGAAGAGGGTGTCGAAATGGTATTCCATGCCCTCGAACACGCCTGGGGCGGTGAAATTTTCGTTCCAAAAATTCCCTCCTACCGCATCACCGATGTGGCCACGGCTATTGGTCCCGACTGCGAACAGAAACTGGTGGGCATTCGTCCGGGCGAGAAACTGCATGAGGAAATGATTACCGAAACCGACTCGCTAAACACCGTCGAGACAGACAAATATTACGTCATCACGCCCTCGACGCCCACCTGGAGCATCGAAGACTACATGAAAGCGTTCAACGGGCGGCAGGTCGATATGGGGTTCAAATATAATTCCGGCACCAATACCGACTGGCTCAACGTGGAGCAATTGCGCGAACAGATCCGAGAGCATGTCGACCCGGAGTTTACGGTTTAA
- a CDS encoding sulfatase family protein: MKTKFFFLLISACLLRPSVMLAQKKPNIILIYADDLGYGDISANGATKVRTPNIDQIAKEGLRFTNAHASSSTCTPSRYSLLTGAYAWRKSGTGIAPGDAALLIPTDRITMPGILQKAGYKTGVIGKWHLGLGPKGGPNWNGDIKPGPLEIGFTYSFLLPATGDRVPCVYVENHRIINLDPADPIQVSYTGPVGNEPTGKDHPELLKMTYSHGHDQTIINGVSRIGYMSGGKSARWVDEEMADVLTGKVNQFIEASKNGPFFVYFSTHDIHVPRMPHSRFAGKSGMGPRGDAILQLDWCVGEVMKTLDRLGLSDNTMVIVSSDNGPVVDDGYKDQAVEKLNGHKPAGPLRGGKYSAFDAGTRVPFIVRWPKTVKPGISDALISQVDLAASFAALVGQPLAKGEVPDSFNTLNTFLGKAKTSREYVIEHAINGTLSLIRGTWKYIEPSNGPVLNKDTNIETGYAPMPQLYDLKTDLGETKNLAEKYPQITTELAALLKSVREKQDTN; the protein is encoded by the coding sequence ATGAAAACGAAGTTTTTTTTCTTACTCATCAGTGCCTGTCTACTCCGCCCATCGGTGATGCTGGCGCAAAAGAAGCCCAACATTATTCTGATTTATGCCGATGATTTAGGCTACGGCGATATTAGCGCTAATGGTGCCACTAAGGTGCGTACCCCGAACATCGACCAGATCGCGAAAGAAGGTCTGCGCTTTACCAATGCCCATGCGTCCTCGTCAACATGCACGCCCTCACGCTATTCGCTCCTGACGGGGGCGTATGCCTGGCGAAAAAGTGGAACCGGCATTGCTCCCGGCGATGCGGCTCTCCTGATCCCGACCGACCGCATTACGATGCCCGGAATCCTGCAAAAAGCAGGCTATAAAACAGGCGTCATTGGCAAGTGGCATTTGGGCCTGGGGCCTAAAGGGGGACCAAACTGGAACGGCGACATTAAGCCTGGCCCGCTGGAAATTGGCTTCACGTATTCATTCTTATTGCCCGCTACCGGCGACCGCGTGCCCTGTGTGTATGTCGAAAATCACCGAATCATTAACCTCGACCCCGCCGATCCTATCCAAGTAAGTTACACAGGACCCGTTGGCAATGAGCCGACCGGAAAAGATCATCCGGAGTTGCTTAAAATGACCTACTCTCACGGCCACGACCAGACCATCATTAACGGGGTGAGCCGAATAGGCTACATGAGCGGGGGGAAATCGGCTCGCTGGGTCGATGAGGAGATGGCCGATGTGCTGACCGGCAAGGTGAACCAGTTTATCGAAGCCAGTAAAAACGGACCGTTCTTTGTCTATTTCTCCACGCACGATATTCACGTTCCCCGAATGCCCCACTCCCGTTTTGCGGGCAAAAGTGGCATGGGGCCGCGTGGCGATGCCATTCTGCAATTGGACTGGTGCGTTGGCGAAGTGATGAAAACGCTGGATCGACTGGGGTTGAGCGATAACACAATGGTCATCGTGAGTAGTGACAACGGCCCCGTTGTTGACGATGGCTACAAAGATCAGGCCGTTGAGAAACTGAACGGACACAAACCCGCCGGTCCACTGCGCGGAGGCAAATACAGTGCATTCGATGCGGGCACCCGCGTTCCGTTCATCGTGCGCTGGCCGAAAACAGTGAAGCCCGGAATATCTGATGCGCTGATTAGTCAGGTTGATCTGGCAGCCTCTTTTGCGGCTTTGGTTGGTCAGCCGTTGGCGAAGGGAGAGGTCCCCGATAGTTTTAATACACTGAATACATTCCTCGGGAAAGCTAAAACGAGCCGAGAATACGTTATAGAACATGCCATAAATGGTACGCTTTCGTTGATACGAGGCACCTGGAAATACATTGAACCATCCAACGGGCCGGTACTCAACAAGGATACCAACATTGAAACGGGCTACGCACCAATGCCGCAATTGTATGACCTGAAAACCGATCTTGGCGAGACAAAAAATCTGGCCGAAAAATACCCGCAGATAACCACCGAACTAGCCGCTTTGCTAAAAAGCGTCCGGGAAAAACAAGACACGAATTAA